A DNA window from Legionella sp. MW5194 contains the following coding sequences:
- the recR gene encoding recombination mediator RecR has product MSALNRLIDALRCLPGVGPKSAQRMVYHLLRHQRQRGLHLAACLEEAMHNISHCQRCNNYTENTLCHLCTNTNRDFSQLCVVESPADVSAIEQSNAFSGGYFVLMGKISPLDGLGPDDIGLPKLVDLIARETIHEVILALSPSVEGQTTVHFIHELLKPIGVRISQLAHGIPSGGELEFLDGNTIGSALKNRAAVHV; this is encoded by the coding sequence ATGAGTGCGTTGAATCGTCTAATCGATGCCTTACGCTGCCTGCCGGGTGTTGGACCAAAATCCGCGCAGCGTATGGTCTATCATCTGCTTAGGCATCAAAGACAGCGCGGACTGCATTTGGCCGCATGCCTTGAAGAAGCCATGCACAACATTAGCCATTGTCAACGCTGCAACAATTACACTGAAAACACCCTTTGCCACTTGTGCACCAATACCAATCGCGATTTCAGCCAGCTTTGCGTGGTTGAAAGTCCTGCCGATGTCTCCGCCATCGAACAAAGCAATGCGTTTAGCGGCGGTTATTTTGTTTTGATGGGGAAAATTTCACCGCTCGATGGCTTGGGGCCGGATGATATCGGTTTACCCAAACTCGTTGATTTAATCGCGCGTGAAACGATTCATGAGGTTATCCTGGCTTTAAGCCCTTCGGTGGAAGGACAAACCACCGTGCATTTTATTCATGAATTGCTTAAACCCATTGGGGTGCGAATTAGCCAATTAGCGCATGGTATTCCTTCAGGCGGAGAACTGGAATTTCTCGATGGCAATACCATAGGCAGCGCCTTAAAAAATCGGGCAGCCGTGCATGTCTAG
- a CDS encoding YbaB/EbfC family nucleoid-associated protein has translation MDINQNLGNLMKEAQKMQQRMQEAQQQLSQLVVEGEAGSGSLKVRIKMNGRHDVTEVRIGQALMEEDVEMVEDLVAAAFNNAVRKVEVASKEKISQLTAGLNIPTDFLKDKDGE, from the coding sequence ATGGATATTAATCAAAATCTGGGCAATCTGATGAAAGAAGCCCAAAAAATGCAACAACGCATGCAGGAAGCCCAACAGCAATTAAGTCAATTAGTTGTTGAAGGGGAAGCCGGCAGCGGTTCATTGAAAGTACGGATTAAAATGAATGGCCGCCATGATGTCACTGAAGTCCGAATTGGCCAGGCGCTCATGGAAGAAGACGTTGAAATGGTAGAAGATTTAGTCGCAGCCGCATTCAACAATGCTGTCCGCAAAGTTGAGGTTGCTTCTAAAGAAAAGATCAGTCAACTCACCGCCGGGCTTAACATCCCCACTGACTTTCTTAAAGACAAAGACGGGGAATAA
- a CDS encoding Gfo/Idh/MocA family protein yields the protein MVVRRLNWGILGTSFISEVIAAAIVASDTGELKAVASRNEERARSFASTFAIHRYYANYEQLLFDPTIDVVYIGLPNHLHFEWILKAAAAGKHILCEKPLVLTAQEVQQVIVAIKKANVLCMEALMYRHHPFIQELQRVIEAGALGVIRQINAFYCANIARLANPVAGGCIRNLGCYPLSLTRFLLKSEPIHMVALGRVDEQGHDRQASMILQFPRGALANIATSDELEMSWYYELIGDEGCMQLKSNPWLPPQTENCAIIKDKNGSDVLHISIDAVKPLYSYQIDTLGNAILGVPHSGSDVISLEDSLGNIQILEKWLKQIRELKTEPLSLN from the coding sequence ATGGTCGTCAGACGTTTAAACTGGGGGATTCTGGGAACGAGTTTTATCTCGGAGGTCATCGCGGCAGCAATCGTTGCCTCAGACACAGGAGAGTTAAAGGCGGTAGCCAGCCGAAACGAAGAAAGGGCTCGCTCCTTTGCGTCTACTTTCGCCATCCACCGTTATTATGCTAATTATGAACAATTACTGTTCGATCCCACCATTGATGTCGTTTATATTGGTCTGCCCAATCACCTTCATTTTGAATGGATACTCAAAGCGGCGGCTGCCGGTAAGCACATACTTTGTGAAAAGCCTCTGGTTTTAACGGCGCAAGAAGTTCAGCAGGTGATTGTCGCCATCAAAAAAGCCAATGTCCTTTGCATGGAGGCACTCATGTATCGCCACCACCCCTTTATTCAGGAGTTGCAACGCGTGATCGAGGCAGGTGCGCTTGGCGTTATTCGCCAGATTAATGCCTTTTACTGTGCCAACATTGCACGGCTTGCCAATCCTGTCGCCGGGGGGTGTATTCGTAACCTGGGTTGTTACCCCTTGTCGTTAACCCGGTTTCTGTTGAAGTCGGAACCGATTCACATGGTGGCCCTTGGACGGGTGGATGAGCAGGGACACGATCGCCAGGCCAGTATGATTTTACAGTTTCCCCGAGGTGCGCTGGCGAATATTGCCACGTCGGATGAGCTGGAAATGTCCTGGTATTATGAATTAATTGGCGATGAAGGGTGCATGCAATTGAAAAGTAATCCCTGGTTGCCGCCACAAACTGAAAATTGTGCTATTATCAAGGATAAAAATGGTAGCGATGTTCTACATATAAGTATTGATGCTGTTAAACCTCTTTATAGTTATCAGATAGACACGTTAGGCAATGCCATCCTTGGTGTTCCCCACAGCGGTTCCGATGTGATCTCTTTAGAAGACAGTTTAGGCAACATCCAAATCCTGGAAAAGTGGCTAAAGCAAATCAGGGAATTGAAAACCGAGCCTCTTTCGCTGAATTGA
- a CDS encoding epoxyqueuosine reductase QueH, with translation MIEREQLVLPNGADKLLLHSCCAPCSGEVMEALLHSGIDFSIFFYNPNIHPVQEYEIRKQENIAFAKKHAIPFIDADYDKDNWFARVKGLEWEPERGKRCTACFDMRFERTALYAHEHGFPVISSSLGISRWKDMNQINDAGTRAASRYPHIEYWTYNWRKNGGAARMYEIAKRENFYKQEYCGCVYSLRDTNNWRKQNERDRIKIGINYYSNELDSSESSSVEQ, from the coding sequence ATGATTGAACGTGAACAACTGGTTCTTCCCAATGGCGCAGACAAATTGCTGCTGCATTCCTGCTGTGCACCCTGCTCCGGGGAAGTCATGGAAGCCCTGCTTCATTCAGGCATCGACTTTTCCATCTTTTTTTATAACCCAAACATTCATCCGGTGCAGGAATATGAAATCCGAAAGCAGGAAAACATCGCCTTTGCCAAAAAACATGCTATTCCTTTTATTGATGCGGATTATGACAAGGACAACTGGTTTGCCCGCGTAAAGGGGCTTGAGTGGGAGCCTGAGCGTGGGAAACGCTGTACGGCCTGTTTTGACATGCGTTTTGAGCGCACGGCGCTGTATGCGCATGAACACGGTTTTCCCGTCATCAGCAGCTCACTGGGTATTTCGCGCTGGAAGGACATGAATCAGATTAATGACGCCGGCACCCGCGCAGCAAGCCGATATCCCCACATCGAATACTGGACTTACAATTGGCGTAAAAACGGCGGCGCGGCGCGCATGTATGAAATTGCCAAGCGCGAAAATTTTTACAAGCAGGAATATTGCGGCTGCGTTTATTCGTTGCGTGATACGAACAATTGGCGTAAACAAAACGAGCGTGATCGGATTAAAATTGGTATTAATTATTACAGCAATGAACTGGATTCATCGGAGTCCAGCTCAGTCGAGCAATAG
- a CDS encoding DUF547 domain-containing protein → MSRVKAIVVCGFYFLMFCTFSTQAAFNKSLWPIWEVNNPLSTAVIDHSDWQTLLNQCVVTNEEGINLVDYAHLTPKQHERLKRYINQLSKIDIDAYNRDEQLAFWINLYNALTVSIVADYYPVSSIEDINISPGLFSIGPWGAKIITINETPLSLDEIHNRIIRPIWNDPRTHYAINNGSIGAANLSKQAYQGKTIERQLNDAAMEYINSLRGVQVIEGKLIVSKIYEWFSDDFGGTKLDIINHIKYYAREPLKSQLKHVNTIENYMYNWHLNSTVDPS, encoded by the coding sequence ATGTCTAGAGTCAAGGCCATTGTCGTCTGTGGGTTTTATTTTTTAATGTTTTGTACCTTCAGCACACAGGCGGCATTTAATAAAAGCCTGTGGCCCATTTGGGAAGTTAATAATCCTCTCTCGACGGCCGTCATTGATCACAGCGACTGGCAAACCCTGCTGAATCAATGCGTGGTGACTAACGAAGAAGGAATTAACCTGGTTGATTATGCTCACCTGACGCCTAAACAGCATGAACGGCTTAAACGCTACATTAATCAATTATCAAAAATCGATATCGATGCCTACAACCGCGACGAGCAACTGGCTTTCTGGATTAATTTATATAATGCCCTCACCGTCAGCATCGTGGCCGATTACTACCCGGTGAGCAGCATAGAAGACATTAATATATCTCCCGGTCTGTTCAGCATTGGCCCCTGGGGAGCAAAGATCATTACCATAAACGAGACTCCTCTTTCTCTGGATGAAATTCATAATCGCATTATCCGTCCCATCTGGAATGATCCGCGCACCCATTACGCGATTAACAATGGCTCCATCGGCGCTGCGAATTTAAGTAAACAGGCTTACCAGGGTAAAACCATTGAGCGACAGCTTAATGACGCTGCAATGGAATACATCAACTCCCTGCGGGGCGTTCAGGTCATTGAAGGCAAGCTCATCGTTTCCAAAATCTACGAATGGTTCAGCGATGATTTTGGCGGCACCAAACTGGATATCATTAATCACATTAAATACTATGCCCGCGAACCTTTAAAAAGTCAGCTGAAACATGTCAATACCATTGAAAATTACATGTATAACTGGCATCTCAACAGCACCGTTGATCCATCGTGA
- the orn gene encoding oligoribonuclease: MKNNNNLIWLDLEMTGLDPEGDRIIEIATIVTDSQLTILAEGPVIAVHQSDAVLSGMDDWNTRQHNQSGLVKRVQESTVNEAQAEQMTIDFLKQYLDKGKSPMCGNSICQDRRFLYKYMPELAAFFHYRNLDVSTLKELVKRWRPQLMNGVIKESKHLALDDIKDSIAELVYYREHFINRGESTS, translated from the coding sequence ATGAAAAACAACAATAACTTAATCTGGCTTGATTTGGAGATGACGGGACTTGATCCCGAAGGCGACCGAATTATCGAAATTGCAACCATCGTGACCGACTCACAGCTTACTATCCTGGCCGAAGGCCCGGTTATCGCTGTTCATCAAAGCGACGCGGTGCTGTCAGGGATGGATGACTGGAATACCCGGCAACACAACCAGTCCGGCCTGGTGAAACGGGTTCAGGAGTCAACGGTCAATGAAGCCCAGGCAGAACAAATGACCATTGATTTTTTAAAGCAATACCTGGACAAAGGCAAATCACCCATGTGCGGCAACAGCATTTGCCAGGATAGGCGTTTTCTTTACAAGTACATGCCGGAACTTGCGGCTTTCTTCCATTATCGCAATCTGGATGTTAGCACGCTCAAAGAACTGGTGAAGCGCTGGCGGCCGCAATTAATGAATGGCGTCATCAAAGAATCCAAACATCTTGCTCTGGATGACATCAAGGATTCCATCGCTGAATTGGTTTATTACCGTGAACACTTTATTAACAGGGGGGAAAGCACATCATGA
- a CDS encoding cation diffusion facilitator family transporter has translation MGNHHHHHSGEGHAHEHHHGPAEFNRAFLISIIANGVFVIIQVLYAYWANSTSLLADAIHNLGDVLSLILAWIANGLLKRLPTEHTTYGMKKTSILAALANGVLLVFSCGIIATEAMYKLFSPSDIEALSVMMVAGLGIVVNGTTAALFIRGSDDLNIRGAYLHLFYDALISVGVVISAALMYWTQWLWIDPLVGLLIAFIILKGTWMLFTDSFRLIIDAVPRGISWMAVQQLLQAEKGVEQVHDLHIWALSTKENALSVHLWMPEQELSDDARLRLVRQLKEEHNIHHSTIQVEKSLAYCDDACAGANKPCSN, from the coding sequence ATGGGGAATCACCACCATCATCATTCCGGCGAAGGTCATGCCCATGAGCATCATCATGGGCCCGCTGAATTTAATCGAGCCTTCCTGATCTCCATTATCGCCAATGGCGTGTTTGTGATCATTCAGGTTTTGTATGCTTACTGGGCTAATTCCACCAGCCTGCTCGCGGATGCCATTCACAATCTTGGGGATGTGCTCAGTTTGATCCTGGCCTGGATAGCCAATGGGTTGCTCAAACGGCTGCCAACAGAACACACGACCTACGGGATGAAGAAAACCTCCATTCTCGCCGCGTTGGCGAACGGGGTTTTGCTGGTGTTTTCCTGCGGTATTATTGCGACGGAAGCCATGTATAAATTGTTCTCTCCCTCCGACATCGAAGCTTTGTCTGTCATGATGGTGGCAGGCCTGGGTATCGTCGTTAACGGCACAACGGCTGCCTTGTTCATTCGTGGCAGTGATGACTTGAATATTCGCGGTGCCTACCTGCATTTGTTTTATGATGCGCTGATTTCTGTCGGAGTGGTGATTTCGGCCGCATTAATGTACTGGACCCAGTGGTTGTGGATTGACCCGCTGGTCGGTTTACTGATTGCCTTTATTATTCTCAAAGGAACCTGGATGCTGTTTACTGACAGCTTCCGTCTGATCATCGACGCGGTTCCGCGTGGGATTTCCTGGATGGCGGTACAGCAATTGCTACAGGCGGAAAAAGGCGTGGAGCAGGTGCATGATTTACACATTTGGGCGTTAAGCACCAAGGAGAATGCCTTGTCGGTGCACTTATGGATGCCGGAGCAGGAATTAAGCGATGATGCCCGTTTGCGGTTAGTCAGACAGCTTAAGGAGGAGCATAATATTCACCATTCGACCATTCAGGTAGAAAAAAGCCTGGCTTATTGCGATGACGCTTGTGCGGGGGCTAATAAACCCTGTTCCAATTAA
- the dnaX gene encoding DNA polymerase III subunit gamma/tau → MSYLALARKWRPRTFSQLVGQDHINQALVNSLNQQRLHHAYLFTGTRGVGKTSVARLMAKALNCEQGISAEPCLQCEPCLAIEEGRFIDLIEVDAASKTRVEDTRDLLDNVQYAPTSGRFKIYLIDEVHMLSQHSFNALLKTLEEPPAHVKFLLATTDPQKLPVTILSRCLQFNLHHLSPELISQQLQSIVDQEKQPCEPQALALLAKAAKGSMRDALSLLDQVIASADTLLTAQKVKSLLGYTQQDYALPLLQALIHHDAPALIQLSRTIAHEGGHFTYVLNEMLDYLHQMTLCQALAGEHPLLQSPEAIKALAQQVSAEDTQLFYQIALKGLEDMPLAPTQTIGFEMTLLRMLAFKPAGKSPLPPLAHELPAVSERPQPVLDPGNPYAAGQAARPLSPANPSPRQPEDMTPVPEKPSFDPGLPMVNEAPATQGPKPTESSDMRWDTLLPRLKLSGLAQNAVENAELISKNGRELVLRVDKGHQSLFTPAIQQRIEQALSQFYGESIKLILNTDGPTQATPAQKKQQAQQVRMEMAENSLQNDPFLLELQQQFSAEVVKNSIVPAEDPL, encoded by the coding sequence ATGAGCTACCTAGCACTAGCACGTAAATGGCGGCCACGAACTTTTTCTCAACTGGTTGGTCAAGACCATATTAATCAGGCTTTGGTTAATTCCCTTAATCAGCAGCGTTTACACCATGCCTATTTATTTACTGGTACCCGTGGTGTGGGTAAAACCAGCGTTGCCCGGCTCATGGCCAAGGCCCTGAATTGTGAACAGGGGATCAGTGCAGAGCCCTGCCTGCAATGTGAACCCTGTCTTGCCATTGAAGAAGGACGGTTCATTGATCTGATTGAAGTCGATGCAGCGTCCAAAACCCGGGTCGAAGACACGCGCGACCTGCTTGACAACGTCCAATACGCGCCCACCAGCGGCCGGTTTAAAATTTACCTTATTGACGAAGTACATATGCTGTCGCAGCATAGTTTCAATGCCCTGTTAAAAACACTGGAAGAACCGCCGGCTCATGTTAAATTCCTTTTGGCAACGACCGATCCGCAAAAATTACCCGTCACTATTCTGTCCCGTTGCCTGCAGTTTAATCTTCATCATTTATCACCTGAATTAATTAGCCAGCAATTGCAATCCATTGTCGACCAGGAAAAGCAACCCTGCGAACCGCAAGCCCTTGCTTTGCTGGCAAAAGCGGCGAAAGGCAGCATGCGGGATGCTTTAAGCCTGCTCGATCAGGTCATTGCCAGCGCCGATACCCTGCTCACAGCCCAAAAGGTGAAGTCGCTTTTGGGCTATACGCAACAGGATTATGCTCTCCCGCTTTTGCAGGCATTGATTCACCATGACGCCCCAGCCCTGATTCAGTTAAGTCGCACCATTGCACATGAAGGCGGGCATTTTACCTATGTGCTGAATGAGATGCTGGACTACCTGCATCAGATGACCCTGTGCCAGGCTCTTGCCGGCGAACACCCCTTGCTGCAAAGCCCTGAAGCCATCAAGGCATTGGCGCAGCAGGTATCGGCAGAAGACACTCAACTGTTTTATCAAATCGCACTGAAGGGCCTGGAGGATATGCCGCTTGCCCCCACGCAAACCATAGGCTTTGAAATGACGCTGCTGCGGATGCTGGCATTCAAACCGGCAGGCAAGAGCCCCTTGCCGCCGCTGGCTCATGAACTACCGGCTGTTTCAGAACGCCCGCAGCCCGTGCTCGACCCAGGCAATCCATACGCGGCAGGGCAGGCCGCCCGTCCCCTGTCACCGGCAAACCCGTCACCGCGTCAGCCTGAAGACATGACGCCTGTTCCTGAAAAGCCGTCTTTTGATCCAGGTCTGCCGATGGTGAATGAGGCGCCCGCAACGCAAGGGCCGAAACCAACCGAATCCAGCGACATGCGCTGGGACACGCTTCTGCCGCGCTTAAAATTAAGCGGTCTGGCGCAAAATGCGGTGGAAAATGCAGAATTGATCAGTAAGAATGGCCGCGAACTGGTTTTGCGGGTGGATAAGGGCCATCAATCGCTGTTTACCCCCGCCATTCAACAACGCATTGAGCAGGCTTTATCCCAGTTTTATGGTGAATCCATCAAGCTGATCCTGAATACAGACGGTCCTACGCAAGCCACACCCGCTCAAAAAAAACAGCAGGCTCAGCAGGTGCGCATGGAAATGGCCGAAAACAGCTTGCAGAACGACCCCTTTTTACTTGAGCTGCAACAGCAATTTTCAGCGGAAGTGGTTAAAAATTCTATTGTGCCCGCTGAAGATCCATTATAA
- a CDS encoding multifunctional CCA addition/repair protein produces MKVYLVGGAVRDRLLGYPVKEQDWVVVGGTPEQLLQQGYQQVGKDFPVFLHPETREEYALARTERKKGPGYYGFDCQYDVNVTLEEDLMRRDLTINAMAMDDQGRLIDPYHGAKDLQGKWLRHVSPAFAEDPVRVLRVARFAARYAHLGFRVADETRLLMYKMVNNGELHHLVAERVWQELQRALSEKNPDVFIMTLRSCGALPVILPEIHALFGVPNTRRYHPEVDSGIHTLMVLQAAVELTDDTTSRFAALVHDLGKALTPMRQWPKHHGHEERGVSVIESLCHRLRVPAEYRKLAVLVSRFHLLIHRVEELRPQTIVKVLERTDAFRRPQQFEKLLTVCEADSLGKGKNRYGQSAFWRAMYAVCNQISAQALLNEGYQGAAIKDELSKRRAAAIKSDLDSWENYEKQQ; encoded by the coding sequence ATGAAAGTGTATCTGGTGGGCGGCGCTGTTCGTGATCGACTGCTTGGTTACCCGGTCAAAGAACAGGATTGGGTGGTTGTTGGCGGTACGCCTGAACAATTATTACAGCAAGGTTATCAACAGGTCGGCAAGGATTTCCCGGTTTTTCTGCATCCTGAAACACGGGAGGAGTATGCGTTGGCACGCACGGAGCGGAAAAAAGGGCCGGGTTATTACGGTTTTGATTGCCAGTACGATGTTAATGTGACGCTGGAAGAGGATTTGATGCGGCGCGATTTGACTATAAATGCCATGGCCATGGACGACCAGGGGCGACTGATTGATCCTTACCACGGGGCCAAGGATTTACAGGGCAAATGGTTAAGGCATGTGTCACCTGCGTTTGCTGAAGATCCTGTGCGTGTATTACGCGTAGCACGGTTTGCCGCACGGTATGCGCATTTAGGTTTTCGAGTGGCGGATGAAACCCGCCTGCTGATGTATAAGATGGTTAACAATGGCGAGTTGCATCATTTGGTCGCCGAGCGCGTCTGGCAGGAGCTGCAGAGGGCTTTGTCGGAAAAGAATCCGGACGTGTTCATCATGACCTTGCGATCCTGCGGCGCTCTGCCGGTGATATTACCCGAAATTCACGCCTTGTTTGGTGTGCCCAACACACGCCGCTACCATCCCGAAGTCGACAGCGGCATCCATACGTTGATGGTTTTACAGGCGGCTGTTGAATTGACCGATGACACCACGTCCCGTTTTGCCGCGTTGGTGCATGATTTGGGTAAAGCCCTAACACCGATGCGCCAATGGCCAAAACATCACGGTCATGAAGAACGCGGTGTGAGTGTGATAGAATCCTTGTGTCATCGTCTGCGTGTTCCGGCTGAATACCGTAAACTGGCTGTGCTGGTTTCGCGCTTTCATTTACTCATCCATCGGGTGGAAGAGCTACGACCTCAGACCATTGTCAAAGTGCTGGAGCGAACCGATGCTTTTCGCCGGCCGCAGCAATTTGAAAAATTGTTAACCGTTTGCGAAGCAGATTCTCTGGGAAAGGGAAAAAATCGCTACGGACAAAGCGCTTTTTGGCGGGCTATGTACGCTGTCTGCAATCAGATTTCTGCACAGGCTCTGCTGAACGAAGGCTATCAGGGCGCTGCCATCAAGGATGAGTTGAGCAAGCGCCGTGCGGCAGCCATTAAATCGGATCTTGATTCGTGGGAAAACTATGAAAAACAACAATAA
- the rsgA gene encoding ribosome small subunit-dependent GTPase A, with product MSKRRINKQQSARIQKIQASYRLDVTNDLSNNEDGLVLTRFSRHAEVETTDGRRVHCSIRPNIESLVAGDRVIWQTQGTAQGVVVSCYPRKTVLERPDKRGMPRAVAANITQLMVVAAVKPELNWPLLDSYLVMAEHLKLKVCILLNKVDLPCDTLKEQFLATYVPLDYPVLFISREQNLGYECLESLLANETSVFVGQSGVGKSSIISQILPEENNIQTAEISLISELGCHTTSNSRLYHLPHGGDLIDSPGVREFSLWQMPVIDIVYGFREFRELTTSCKFRNCNHMDAPGCAIVAASSQDNRLHRRYESLMKLINQRLPASY from the coding sequence ATGAGTAAAAGACGAATCAATAAACAACAAAGCGCCCGCATCCAGAAAATACAGGCCAGCTACCGTCTTGATGTCACCAATGACTTGTCAAACAATGAAGACGGTCTCGTTTTAACGCGATTTAGCCGCCATGCCGAAGTCGAAACCACGGATGGGCGGCGTGTGCATTGCTCCATCCGACCGAATATCGAGTCGCTCGTAGCAGGCGATCGGGTCATCTGGCAAACCCAGGGGACTGCTCAGGGCGTTGTAGTGAGCTGCTACCCCCGAAAAACCGTTCTCGAACGCCCGGACAAACGTGGCATGCCGCGTGCAGTAGCCGCCAATATCACGCAATTGATGGTGGTTGCCGCGGTGAAGCCGGAATTAAACTGGCCACTGCTTGACAGCTACCTCGTGATGGCGGAACACCTGAAATTGAAAGTCTGCATTCTTCTTAATAAAGTGGACTTGCCCTGCGATACATTAAAAGAACAGTTCCTCGCGACTTATGTCCCTCTGGATTATCCCGTTTTGTTTATCAGCCGCGAACAAAACCTGGGTTATGAATGCCTTGAATCGCTACTGGCTAATGAGACCAGTGTTTTTGTGGGACAATCCGGCGTTGGCAAATCGTCAATCATTTCCCAAATTTTACCGGAGGAGAACAACATTCAAACGGCCGAGATTTCCTTAATCTCCGAATTAGGCTGCCATACCACCAGCAACTCACGCCTTTATCACTTGCCGCATGGGGGGGATTTAATTGATTCGCCGGGCGTAAGGGAATTCAGTTTGTGGCAAATGCCGGTGATTGACATTGTTTACGGTTTCAGGGAATTTCGTGAACTCACTACCTCCTGTAAATTCAGAAATTGCAATCACATGGATGCACCAGGGTGCGCCATCGTGGCGGCAAGCAGTCAGGACAACCGCCTTCATCGCCGTTATGAGAGCCTGATGAAACTCATCAATCAGCGTTTGCCTGCCTCTTATTAG